From Paenibacillus graminis, a single genomic window includes:
- a CDS encoding ComF family protein: protein MRLRGTWSRVARSLLAPSTMDCLICGKKSRASSALPGVCKSCQASIPWIHHPRCPKCGRHVGCPDCSRSSGPAQIVCNRSAVAYTSGMREILGQYKYRGNERLSPLLGLMLDEAYTILQAERGPTPRDGGSKQRDHLNPAIKSKRNRLWQADLLVPVPVSASRLAERGFNQAERLADVLSRRRGVPQLPLLVRTHHTGKQSFKTRAERLADMKHAFAVNPDSAVGSQFANWLEASGRQMQPPPLQIIIIDDIYTTGSTIRACAETITLFAASFGYTAEIYSLTWARS from the coding sequence ATGAGGTTGAGAGGAACATGGAGCAGAGTAGCCCGGTCCCTGCTGGCTCCGTCCACTATGGACTGTCTCATATGCGGTAAAAAAAGTCGAGCTTCCTCAGCGCTCCCGGGAGTCTGCAAGAGCTGCCAAGCTTCAATCCCCTGGATTCACCATCCGCGCTGCCCCAAATGCGGCCGCCATGTGGGCTGTCCCGATTGCAGCCGCAGCAGCGGACCTGCCCAGATTGTCTGCAACCGCAGTGCTGTAGCCTACACCAGCGGGATGCGTGAAATTCTGGGGCAGTATAAATATCGCGGCAACGAGCGGCTGAGCCCTTTGCTTGGACTGATGCTGGATGAGGCATATACGATCCTCCAAGCAGAGCGGGGGCCGACGCCGCGTGATGGAGGCTCTAAGCAGCGAGATCACTTAAATCCTGCTATAAAAAGCAAACGCAACCGCCTATGGCAAGCCGATCTGCTGGTCCCGGTTCCCGTCAGTGCTTCCCGGCTTGCTGAACGCGGATTCAATCAGGCGGAGCGGCTTGCAGACGTCTTGTCCCGTCGCAGAGGGGTTCCGCAGCTGCCGCTGCTGGTCCGCACCCATCATACCGGCAAACAGAGCTTCAAAACCCGGGCCGAACGGCTGGCGGATATGAAGCATGCGTTTGCAGTCAACCCTGATTCAGCAGTTGGCTCACAGTTTGCCAATTGGCTTGAAGCATCCGGACGGCAGATGCAGCCGCCGCCTTTGCAGATCATCATCATTGATGATATTTACACTACAGGAAGCACCATCCGTGCTTGTGCGGAAACCATTACATTGTTCGCCGCCAGTTTTGGCTATACTGCAGAAATCTACAGCCTGACCTGGGCCCGATCTTAG
- a CDS encoding DEAD/DEAH box helicase, which yields MQAAVYAVELSGGWEIRVSLDMNVDRLWWSGTGEEREGWNTRAVDKLVILSSVLPLGWAVKLRESWSSSLRGWQWQVEDWKKYMAEVLKREIAEERDAGGDWGEERLYQGVSVCTLVNAPEVTAVQHGKAYMKAEKYRPVIDAEGGGRHLALGAEAELMVKVLEGRSLLEPEVEALLAERLPGLAGQWRAAAQLAQLQGRLRLEAAVGKAPALRSAGGCCTARGASARLPGGRLPALAGRFLHAAALRLPQLHLPWRGAAARRAGVRCLRCGSAATGRTACAACGLAGCAYCEACLALGRSRACALLLRSAASPAVRSAASPAVRCTAGGSPAVAARRWGLSAAQAGAAGAALGFLAEPRQRSAVSSPERFLLWAVTGAGKTEITFPLLEAVLAAGGHALVATPRRDVVLELAPRLARAFPAETLAVLYGGSADRWTSGRLTLATTHQLLRFHQSFDLVIIDELDAYPYHNDPMLAFAAEHACKPGGSFIYLSATPPEELQRLARSGKLPHARVPVRFHGHPLPVPQHLQVPPLNICLKRGILPKKLLHALRKSFAREAQIFLFVSRIAHIERLLDLLRQSFPEAAIEGTSSQDPARTEKVAAFRSRSISLLVTTTILERGVTVPRSDVLILDADSSLFDEASLVQMAGRAGRSTEDPAGTVLFFSPQWTKSQRGAAAQIRTMNTIARTQGYIRKEVSL from the coding sequence TTGCAGGCAGCAGTATACGCAGTAGAGCTTAGCGGGGGCTGGGAGATACGAGTTTCACTCGATATGAATGTAGACAGATTATGGTGGAGCGGGACTGGAGAAGAACGGGAGGGCTGGAATACCAGGGCTGTGGACAAGCTGGTGATCCTCTCCTCTGTACTCCCCCTGGGTTGGGCTGTGAAGCTGAGGGAGAGCTGGAGTTCATCCCTGCGGGGGTGGCAATGGCAGGTAGAAGATTGGAAAAAATATATGGCAGAGGTTCTTAAGAGAGAGATTGCAGAGGAACGTGATGCAGGCGGAGACTGGGGCGAGGAGAGATTATACCAAGGGGTTTCTGTCTGTACGCTGGTTAATGCACCGGAGGTTACCGCTGTGCAACATGGGAAGGCATATATGAAGGCAGAAAAGTACAGGCCGGTGATAGACGCTGAAGGAGGCGGAAGACACCTGGCTCTTGGAGCTGAGGCGGAACTAATGGTGAAAGTGCTGGAGGGCCGCTCGCTGCTGGAACCTGAAGTGGAAGCACTCCTTGCGGAACGGCTTCCCGGGCTGGCTGGACAGTGGCGTGCTGCGGCTCAGCTTGCCCAGCTGCAGGGGCGGCTGAGACTGGAGGCCGCTGTGGGTAAAGCTCCTGCGCTTCGCAGCGCAGGAGGCTGCTGTACGGCGCGCGGCGCCTCCGCACGCCTCCCTGGCGGCCGGCTCCCTGCCCTCGCCGGCCGCTTCCTGCACGCTGCGGCGCTTCGCCTGCCGCAGCTGCACCTGCCCTGGCGCGGCGCTGCCGCCCGCCGCGCGGGAGTGCGCTGCCTGCGCTGCGGCAGCGCCGCCACGGGCCGCACGGCCTGCGCCGCGTGCGGCCTTGCGGGCTGCGCCTATTGCGAGGCCTGCCTCGCACTCGGGCGCAGCCGGGCTTGCGCGCTGCTGCTGCGCAGCGCGGCTTCTCCGGCCGTGCGCAGCGCGGCTTCTCCGGCCGTGCGGTGCACGGCCGGGGGCTCCCCCGCCGTGGCGGCACGCCGGTGGGGGCTAAGCGCGGCGCAGGCGGGAGCCGCCGGCGCTGCGCTGGGGTTCCTGGCGGAGCCGCGCCAGCGCTCCGCCGTATCCAGCCCAGAGCGGTTCCTGCTCTGGGCCGTCACGGGAGCGGGGAAAACGGAGATCACGTTCCCGCTCCTGGAGGCAGTGCTCGCTGCCGGAGGCCACGCACTCGTCGCAACGCCGCGGCGCGACGTTGTGCTGGAGCTGGCGCCGCGGCTCGCACGGGCATTCCCGGCGGAGACACTCGCCGTGCTGTACGGCGGCAGCGCAGACCGCTGGACCTCTGGCCGGCTGACCCTGGCCACCACCCATCAGCTGCTGCGCTTCCACCAGAGCTTCGACCTCGTCATCATCGACGAGCTCGACGCCTATCCTTATCATAACGATCCCATGCTGGCATTTGCGGCGGAGCATGCCTGCAAACCGGGAGGATCGTTCATCTACCTGTCGGCTACACCTCCGGAAGAGCTGCAGCGTTTGGCCCGGTCCGGCAAGCTGCCGCATGCCAGGGTGCCTGTCCGCTTCCATGGGCATCCCTTGCCGGTGCCGCAGCATTTGCAAGTGCCTCCGCTCAACATTTGCTTGAAGCGCGGGATTCTGCCTAAGAAGCTGCTGCATGCACTTCGCAAATCCTTTGCCCGTGAGGCACAAATCTTTCTCTTTGTGTCGCGGATAGCCCACATCGAAAGATTGCTGGACCTTCTCCGCCAGAGCTTTCCAGAAGCTGCAATAGAGGGGACCTCCTCTCAGGACCCGGCAAGAACCGAGAAGGTTGCGGCTTTCCGCAGCCGGTCAATCTCGCTTCTCGTCACCACCACCATACTTGAAAGGGGAGTTACCGTACCCCGCAGTGATGTGTTGATTCTGGATGCCGACAGCAGCCTCTTTGACGAAGCTTCGCTGGTGCAGATGGCCGGAAGAGCCGGGCGCTCCACGGAAGATCCAGCCGGGACTGTTCTATTCTTCTCTCCGCAATGGACGAAATCTCAACGGGGTGCGGCCGCGCAGATTCGAACGATGAATACGATTGCCCGTACACAGGGATACATACGCAAGGAAGTGAGTTTATGA
- a CDS encoding response regulator — protein sequence MENQNTGKSPIKVLLADDHQLFREGLKRILNMEEDIEVIGECGDGIQVLEFCNENKPDIVLMDINMPIENGVEATQKLREMFPDVKVIILSIHDDESYVFETLRKGANGYLLKDMEAESLINAIRSVCEGHAFIHPKVTGKLINQLRRMTYLNETGAIAETAVKEAGVKFVAGDNNPLTRREAEVLRLMAEGKSNKMIGEYLFISEKTVKNHVSSILQKMEVDDRTQAVINSIKYGWVTL from the coding sequence ATGGAAAACCAGAATACTGGCAAATCGCCCATTAAAGTTCTTTTGGCCGATGATCATCAGTTGTTTCGTGAAGGGCTTAAGCGGATTTTGAATATGGAGGAAGATATTGAGGTTATTGGAGAATGCGGTGACGGTATCCAGGTGCTTGAATTTTGCAATGAAAACAAACCGGATATCGTACTGATGGACATCAACATGCCGATTGAAAATGGTGTGGAAGCTACGCAAAAGCTGCGGGAAATGTTCCCGGATGTCAAAGTGATTATTTTATCGATTCATGATGATGAGAGCTATGTGTTTGAAACACTGCGCAAGGGGGCCAATGGATACCTGCTGAAGGATATGGAGGCGGAATCGCTGATCAATGCTATCCGTTCTGTCTGTGAAGGACATGCCTTCATTCATCCGAAGGTCACCGGGAAGCTGATTAACCAGCTGCGCCGCATGACGTATCTCAATGAGACAGGAGCTATTGCAGAAACCGCGGTTAAAGAGGCTGGCGTCAAATTTGTCGCTGGTGACAACAATCCCCTGACCCGGCGTGAAGCGGAGGTACTGCGGCTGATGGCGGAGGGCAAGAGCAACAAGATGATTGGAGAATATCTCTTTATCAGCGAAAAAACCGTCAAAAACCATGTTAGCAGCATCCTGCAAAAAATGGAGGTTGACGATCGTACGCAGGCTGTCATTAATTCGATTAAGTATGGGTGGGTAACCCTCTAA
- a CDS encoding sensor histidine kinase codes for MEFQADAIDRVIKNTIDVMESSKYQIFEILQVARDELVALTKELQRVMEETDETLQKVDKLELQYHRSRIRLTEVSRDFVRYSEKDIRVAYEKATELQLELMMTREREVYLRSRRDELQMRVRSVENSVERAESIGSQMSVVLEYLSGELGQVTRIVESAKNRQMIGLKIILAQEEERKRIAREIHDGPAQMLANLVLRTEIVERMLVKQEFGLVQDEVLDLKGQVRYSLEEMRKVIFNLRPMALDDLGLIPTLRKYVHDYEEKTKIRTSFETRGKEHRLSSAMEAAVYRLVQEALSNAAKHAFPSYVLVEITYQAQLIKIVVKDNGLGFNVKKTSEQANRESFGLVGMRERVELLEGRMEILSAENQGTTIVIHIPTNVEKGKE; via the coding sequence GTGGAATTTCAAGCCGATGCGATAGATCGCGTCATTAAGAATACCATCGACGTGATGGAGAGCAGCAAGTATCAGATATTTGAAATATTGCAGGTTGCACGGGATGAGCTTGTTGCACTCACCAAAGAACTGCAGCGGGTTATGGAAGAAACGGATGAAACATTACAAAAGGTAGACAAGCTGGAGCTTCAGTACCACCGCTCCCGGATCCGGCTGACGGAGGTCAGCCGGGATTTTGTCCGCTACTCCGAGAAGGATATCCGGGTCGCTTATGAGAAAGCAACAGAACTTCAGCTAGAACTCATGATGACGAGGGAGCGGGAGGTCTATCTTCGAAGCAGGCGCGATGAACTGCAGATGCGTGTCCGCAGTGTCGAAAATTCGGTAGAGCGCGCTGAATCCATCGGTTCGCAAATGAGCGTTGTTTTGGAATATCTATCCGGAGAACTAGGACAAGTGACTAGAATTGTCGAATCTGCGAAAAACAGACAGATGATCGGACTAAAAATAATCCTGGCTCAGGAAGAGGAACGGAAGAGAATTGCCCGGGAAATTCATGACGGTCCTGCTCAAATGCTGGCGAATCTAGTCCTAAGGACGGAAATTGTAGAAAGAATGCTGGTAAAGCAGGAATTTGGGTTGGTGCAAGACGAAGTACTAGACTTGAAAGGGCAGGTAAGATACAGTCTGGAAGAAATGCGGAAGGTGATCTTTAATCTTCGCCCGATGGCGCTCGACGATTTGGGACTGATTCCGACACTTAGGAAATACGTGCATGATTACGAGGAAAAGACGAAAATCCGTACCTCCTTTGAAACGAGGGGCAAGGAGCACAGGCTGTCATCAGCCATGGAGGCAGCAGTATACCGTCTGGTGCAGGAAGCGTTGTCGAATGCGGCCAAGCATGCTTTTCCAAGTTACGTATTGGTGGAAATCACCTATCAGGCACAGCTGATCAAAATTGTCGTGAAGGATAACGGGTTGGGCTTCAATGTAAAAAAAACCAGTGAACAGGCAAACCGCGAAAGCTTTGGGCTGGTCGGCATGCGGGAACGCGTGGAACTGCTCGAAGGAAGAATGGAGATCCTGTCAGCCGAGAATCAAGGCACAACAATCGTAATTCACATTCCAACGAATGTGGAAAAAGGAAAGGAGTAA
- a CDS encoding stalk domain-containing protein, with the protein MNEVFMGKKNEEQLRGMKKLPAKKWIAASLAGVLWIMPVLGNEGLPQWAQGSASVAQAASSLNVTKLGEEVITSGAIMMKYKFTTVRSGKTATGLADVIRVDLNNPYVSLDVMTGKGGKLTTRQSTGGMAAETGAVAAVNGDYFNTGGEGAPIGGQVSGGVVVSTPSQLNGMYAFAVTKDRKPVIDQYSFEGLLTAEDGAQFPLAGINKGAYSPEDGSSTYSHANAAYIYTDAWTALERPKNSSTTPTEVLVENDIITQISADKALSMAVPKGAYILRTHGLGAQFVKNHLAVGQKLSSAYTLKSKSTQQELDPASLQMMIGGHTILVNDGKATSFSRSTSSIGGFRARTALGYSQSGQYVYVIAVEDNANSAGMSLTELQNFMSNIGVWKGMNLDGGGSTTMVDRPLAETSTTLTFNTEYGTEQRSVVNGLGVYTSAPKGEVKGIKISGSTVLLIGQKATYSLKGYDTYYNPIDVASGNPSWTASNGSVTVNGGEATAVKAGTATIKAASGAASASTEVTVLGGENLSSLTVGTATAPLTPGASVSVPVTAVAENGASLTVPPASLKWELIGFKGSVQDGKLTVDSVDPGVTTGYAIARYDGFSTAVVLSAAAATPWENFENVSYPIAFTSNVNSVTGTAGVAAGTAERAGSKVLSLSYDMTAGSGKMYAYAQLNGTSGKNIPAAATSMSLDVKGDMSLNWLRAEVVDGSGAISYIDLAKVIDWNGWKSLNIDLSGSGIKFPAALKRLYVVNVEEGQDERAKTGTVAFDNISFVMPSLSSEAGLPKGTAAMSIGSKSITVNGAKKAIDVAPIVKDASTYVPIKVVLDAFGGSAAWDKNTKKIMVLRGAKALDLTVNKKEFVLNGKRKTAEVAPLILQGRTLVPLRLVSEQLGLTVKWEQKTKTVTIES; encoded by the coding sequence ATGAATGAAGTTTTCATGGGGAAGAAGAACGAGGAACAGCTACGGGGAATGAAAAAGCTGCCGGCTAAAAAATGGATTGCTGCCTCATTAGCCGGTGTGTTGTGGATCATGCCTGTCCTGGGCAATGAGGGGCTGCCGCAATGGGCTCAGGGATCGGCCTCTGTTGCCCAAGCAGCATCCTCCTTGAACGTAACCAAGCTGGGTGAAGAGGTCATTACCTCAGGGGCTATTATGATGAAGTATAAATTCACAACGGTCCGTTCCGGGAAAACGGCAACCGGTCTGGCAGATGTGATTCGCGTAGATCTAAACAATCCTTACGTATCCCTGGATGTAATGACCGGCAAAGGCGGCAAATTAACTACACGGCAAAGTACCGGCGGTATGGCTGCGGAGACAGGAGCGGTAGCCGCAGTAAACGGTGACTATTTCAATACAGGCGGTGAAGGTGCCCCTATCGGGGGACAGGTATCCGGCGGGGTTGTAGTATCTACACCTTCGCAGCTTAACGGAATGTACGCCTTTGCTGTGACCAAGGACCGCAAGCCCGTAATCGACCAGTATTCGTTCGAGGGGCTGCTTACTGCAGAGGACGGAGCGCAGTTTCCGCTGGCAGGCATCAATAAGGGGGCATACAGCCCCGAGGACGGCAGCTCTACGTATAGTCATGCCAATGCGGCTTACATCTATACAGATGCCTGGACTGCGCTGGAGCGTCCTAAGAACAGCTCCACTACACCTACAGAGGTGCTTGTAGAGAATGATATCATCACCCAGATTTCAGCAGATAAGGCCTTGTCCATGGCTGTTCCAAAAGGAGCCTACATCTTACGGACACACGGACTTGGGGCACAGTTTGTGAAAAACCATCTTGCTGTAGGGCAAAAGCTCAGCAGTGCGTACACCCTGAAGTCCAAATCCACGCAGCAGGAGCTTGATCCGGCCAGCCTGCAGATGATGATCGGAGGACATACCATTCTGGTGAACGATGGGAAGGCGACCTCCTTTTCCCGTTCGACTTCCAGTATCGGCGGCTTCCGCGCCCGTACAGCACTGGGTTATTCGCAGAGTGGACAGTATGTGTACGTGATTGCAGTGGAGGATAATGCCAACAGCGCAGGCATGTCGCTGACTGAACTGCAAAACTTCATGTCGAACATCGGTGTCTGGAAAGGCATGAATCTGGACGGAGGCGGCTCTACAACGATGGTAGACCGGCCGCTTGCGGAAACTTCCACCACACTTACCTTCAATACCGAATATGGCACCGAGCAGCGCAGTGTCGTCAATGGCCTGGGTGTCTATACCTCGGCTCCCAAGGGGGAAGTGAAAGGGATTAAGATTAGCGGCAGCACAGTACTGCTGATCGGGCAAAAGGCAACATACTCATTAAAAGGTTATGATACTTACTACAATCCAATTGATGTAGCATCCGGCAACCCTTCGTGGACTGCAAGTAACGGAAGCGTAACTGTAAACGGCGGGGAAGCCACCGCAGTCAAAGCCGGTACAGCGACAATAAAGGCTGCCAGCGGCGCAGCCAGTGCCTCGACGGAGGTTACGGTACTGGGTGGTGAGAATTTATCCAGCCTGACGGTGGGGACAGCTACAGCACCGCTTACCCCAGGAGCATCAGTATCGGTGCCGGTGACAGCTGTGGCAGAAAATGGAGCCTCGCTTACCGTTCCACCTGCATCCTTGAAATGGGAGCTTATCGGCTTTAAGGGCAGTGTGCAGGACGGCAAATTGACGGTCGATTCGGTAGACCCTGGAGTGACGACAGGTTATGCTATCGCCCGTTATGACGGATTCAGCACAGCAGTTGTACTATCGGCCGCTGCAGCTACCCCATGGGAGAATTTCGAAAATGTAAGCTATCCTATTGCATTTACATCCAATGTTAACAGCGTGACAGGAACAGCTGGAGTTGCGGCCGGCACTGCAGAAAGAGCTGGCTCCAAAGTGCTGTCACTCAGCTATGATATGACAGCCGGCAGCGGTAAGATGTACGCTTATGCCCAGCTTAATGGAACCAGCGGCAAAAACATTCCTGCTGCGGCAACATCCATGTCGCTTGATGTGAAGGGGGATATGAGTCTTAACTGGCTCCGGGCTGAGGTCGTTGACGGAAGCGGAGCCATATCCTATATCGATCTCGCCAAAGTAATCGACTGGAACGGCTGGAAGAGCCTCAATATTGATCTGTCAGGTTCGGGCATCAAATTCCCGGCAGCGCTGAAGCGCCTGTATGTGGTCAATGTGGAAGAAGGCCAGGATGAGCGGGCCAAGACAGGTACGGTTGCTTTTGACAATATATCTTTCGTAATGCCTTCGCTCTCCAGTGAAGCCGGACTTCCAAAGGGAACCGCTGCAATGAGTATCGGCTCCAAGTCCATAACGGTCAACGGCGCAAAGAAGGCGATCGATGTGGCTCCAATTGTCAAAGATGCAAGCACCTATGTGCCGATTAAAGTCGTTTTGGATGCCTTTGGCGGCAGTGCGGCATGGGATAAAAACACCAAGAAAATTATGGTGCTCCGTGGAGCCAAGGCACTTGACCTGACGGTTAACAAAAAGGAATTTGTATTGAATGGTAAACGCAAAACTGCTGAAGTAGCGCCTTTAATCCTACAGGGCAGGACTTTAGTACCGCTAAGACTGGTCTCGGAACAGCTGGGATTAACCGTAAAATGGGAACAGAAAACGAAGACCGTAACTATCGAATCGTGA